In Numenius arquata chromosome 20, bNumArq3.hap1.1, whole genome shotgun sequence, the following proteins share a genomic window:
- the LRRC38 gene encoding leucine-rich repeat-containing protein 38 gives MWPCFPFCLLPFSLFVCLLFLPVGHFCPAVCSCMDYHTIDCRDQGLPSVPNPFPLDVRKLLIADNNIQAIPADFFIFYGDLVYLDFRNNSLTSLEEGTFSSSTKLVYLDLSYNNLTQLDAGIFKSAEKLIKLSLGNNNLVDVDEAAFENLEQLQVLELNDNNLQSLNVAALEALPSLRTIRLEGNPWVCDCDFANLFSWIQDNASKLQKGLHEIQCSLPVENRRIFLNELSEVSFSECKFSLSLTDLFIIIFSGVAVSIAAILSSFFLATLVHCFQRCAPSKDDDDDEDDSED, from the exons ATGTGGCCatgctttcctttctgcctcctgcctttttctctctttgtctgcCTGCTTTTCTTACCCGTGGGTCATTTTTGCCCTGCTGTCTGTAGCTGTATGGACTACCACACCATAGATTGCCGGGATCAAGGACTCCCAAGTGTTCCTAATCCATTTCCATTGGATGTACGGAAACTTCTTATAGCTGATAACAACATTCAGGCGATACCAGCcgatttctttatattttatggAGATCTAGTCTATTTGGACTTCAGGAATAACTCCCTCACCTCTTTAGAAGAGGGCACTTTTAGCAGTTCTACCAAACTGGTGTATTTAGATTTAAGCTACAATAATTTAACACAGCTTGATGCTGGGATATTCAAATCAGCAGAAAAACTGATAAAATTGAGCCTTGGAAACAATAACCTGGTGGATGTGGATGAGGCTGCTTTTGAGAACCTGGAACAGCTCCAAGTGTTAGAATTGAATGACAATAACTTACAAAGCCTAAACGTGGCAGCCCTAGAAGCGCTTCCCTCCCTGCGGACTATACGCTTAGAGGGCAACCCTTGGGTCTGTGACTGTGACTTTGCCAATCTTTTCAGCTGGATACAGGACAATGCATCCAAGCTCCAGAAAG GTCTCCATGAAATCCAGTGTTCCCTGCCTGTAGAAAATAGAAGAATCTTCCTGAATGAATTATCTGAGGTCAGCTTTAGTGAATGCAAATTTAGTTTGTCATTGACGGACCTTTTTATCATCATCTTCTCTGGAGTCGCAGTCTCCATTGCTGCTATTCTATCAAGCTTCTTCTTAGCAACTCTAGTACACTGCTTCCAAAGATGTGCTCCCAGTAaagatgacgatgatgatgaagACGACAGTGAGGACTGA